GTGGCATCAAaatcatggatggattactgaatgggtcAATCAGGTAcgggcccaggggcccaaattGTCAGGGagcccctggccttcacctgcataatgtcaaattaacacgtacagaccaggcagagagagacacaaaacaacaacaaaaatacacacaattacctcagtgagacacaaaacaaccacaatgagaCCCAAACCCACAAAAACATGCATAACAACTACAAATataggcaaaacaaccacaacatgactacaaaaagaaacataaattgaccacaaggagacaggaAATGACTTCAGAGACACAAGATCTTTTCAAAGAGActcaaatgaccaaaaaaatacaaaaaacagccATAAGAAGCCCCAAAACAACTGAAACAGGCATGCAGTTGCAtcgaaaagacacaaaatgagtaAAAACACCAGCAACACAACAGCAAAGAAACAGGAAGCCCCAAAAGGATGCAAAACCACTACAATGTCTGTGTGTCCTGCTCTTATgtggtggtggggccctttgtaTATCAGTGCCCAGGGGCCAGTTGTTTCATAATCTGCTCAAAACATGCTGGTTTCATTTCAGAAAAATGTCCCGTTTTAGCGTATTAGTGCATTAAGTACTCACTCAAAACCCTTTCCTGTGAAAAGTAAGGTatattgtcaaaaatattttgattacaAGTCAAACagttaataaaatgcaaagtcCTGAAACGATTTTTATTGATACACACTTATCATTTTAttaccaaaaacagaaaatcaaactCATGACTTATTTTGCAAGTTTTGAGATTTTGACTCTTTAATCTGCCTGCAGTTATCTCAGAACAATCAAAGTGTTTGTTTCAGGTAAAGCACATTTGTagcagcaaaacatgtttgacgATTAGCTGCTAATATTTAAAGAGTCCAAGATGTAAAACCTTATTTGTCCCATTTGACCCGACTTCACCCTCTGACATTATTTTgctagtattttttttttaccctgtgATTTGTCCTTTATTCAGGCCCTGCTGATGAATCCTAATCTATAAGGTGACAGTAGGGTATCACTGCATTGTCTCACAGCCAACAAGCAGAATGAGCACAATGCTTTCTGAATAGGGATTGTTCTGATCACAATGTACCATTGTATTGGACAGAACTCATATATGGGACACTCCTCTCCGTCTTCACTGTGGGTCAGTGATGGCCCAGCTGGCACAGGTAGAGCTAAAGACCTGCACGAGGAGGATTTACAAAGGCCGTTGTGGATTCTTGGGAACTCTTGGATGATGTTTGGGGTTGAATATCGGCTGGATTTTGGATTGGAGCACTTAGGGATTTGCTGTGCGGTGAGTCTACATTTTCAAGACATGGACTGGAGCTTTTTGTCAGTGAAGATGCCACAACAGACTCTTCTCCTCTCTCAAAATGGATATTTGAGGATTTGCTGATCTGCAGACGTCCATCCAAAGAAGATGCAGACTACGGGAGAGTGAAGCAGGAGAGCTCTGATAGTGAAGCACTGTATTCCACCGCAGTGCCATCCCACCGACTTTCCTTACAGTGGCTCATTCATAAAGAGCCGCATTGTTTCATAGCCTGAAGGTGTGAAGGGGATATAATGACCGTGATCTTCGCAGCGAGGGACTGTATtgcattgtgttgtattgtatGGACACAGCAGGCCAGCACCAAGATACACTGTGTCAAGACTCAGACACCATTCTATGCAGCTCCCACCTCCACGCTCCCACCTCCACCTCTTAATCACATCTCTGAGCAGATTCAACAGTAGACTGAGGTCCTGAGTGCTAGCCTCCACACTCCCCGTGTAAACAGCGCCCTGCCCGGCCCCACGTCAGGCCAGCTGAGAGGATTACATGCCCCCCTGGTGTAGACAGGCTTAATGTAGCCTCATTAGCAGAACACAATGATGCCCCCACCTCTGAGCAGAGATAAGAGGCCCGGCTCAGCCAGacttcaaacacagactcaaACCCAGGTGCTGCAATGTGCAGGATGCAAagccaaaatatttttattcatgtgACATAATTTCAGGGCTGAAATGATGAGCTGACTTACCAATGATCAATATGGTGTCTCACAGTGTGAAGATttactgcttttctctgtttaagaTTATTGTGAACTCCTGTATTTGGATTTTGGACTATTAGCTGGACAAAGCAAGCAATTTTCCGACATCACTTTTTgcactttgaatttttttgtatCTTTCAACATGACATAACGGAGAacttgactgaaaaaaaaaaaaaaaatgatgaattcaaataattaaattaaaaaggaGGGTGAATAAAAAGTCAGTAAATATCTAAAAAATCAtgataaatttaaaaacaagttaGAATTAAGAATATTACTTAAAATATagtcattttaattacttttatttattagtaTATTTAAGGATTTTTGCAAAGACATCCAATTTATGGCTGTTTTAACCTTTAATGGGAtttctttttactattttcttacattttttagAATAAATGATCTTAAAAGTAACTGACAGACTAAtttgacagtgaaaataataataagtctCAGCCCCAATCATTTTAAAACCCAATAAATGACTAACAGTGTGCACTTACTCACAATATACAGGTctgaattttatttaattcaagAAAAAACAACCAGTCTGGCTCTTGAATTGCCGTCACACTGCTCTCTAATTGTATTTCATCTGTCTATCATGCAGACTGACTAatgaagcaaagaaaaaaacagcattatTCTTTGTAAATTAGGAATTGTATTCTCCTGATAAGAGTCTTATCTGAGGAATTCAGTGAGACTTCCAGTTCTTTATTGTGCAGACAGCTGAGCTTTGGATGTTAGCCGCTTTTATTACAtgcatgattttggacacaaaGTCCCCCCACAGTATATACAGCATGTATAGGTCTGACCTCGATCCAACACCAGAGCCACACGTCTCTCCTCAGCAGACTGAAGAAAGGAGGCCAGCGGTAATTAGCCCTAATTATTAACTGGAACTAGACTGAGACCTGTGAGACACCATGATATCTGTGTCTGTCCTAAACGGCTCATTCAAGGCAGCAGATAACCAAAACAACCTGGCCTGCTCAGCTCCAGCAGCAATGCTTGGATGTTTAATTAAATAGTGTGAACTGGTTAGACTCAGACATTAGATTATATGGAGCAGAAGCCACAGATAAAATGTCTGCCCTGAAACAGACTAACGAATCGTTTTAGCCAAAGTGACTGTGTCCGTGTAAGTGATGGGGAAAGATTTCTTTATGCAAACTTTCTGCAGCCACACACtcgcagagctgctgtctgcgctcactctttctctctcttttgctcGTCTGAGACCTGATACAAATTCAAAAGGATCTGCTGCTTTGAAGATAAGCGCTGCAGTTCTGCCATAAACAATGATTGTGCTGTTTCTTTCCTGTGGCGTGATTTATTTAAAGTATTATGCTGTAAGGATTTGGGCTGGTTTTCCTGGCAGGGCCGGCTGTGTATGTATCCACTACTTGTGTAGTTTATTGGATACTTGAGATTCAGGAAAACACTCAGGGAACCACAAGCAAAGTCATCAAAGTGTAACCTTTGTCTCTCATAGTCACAGattataaaatgtacaaacactgacagaaattCACCTtgaaattgcctttttttttttttaaattaaaagcaaGAAAATACTTACTGAAAATCACTATATTTAACCCAGTTTGTTGCATCATATtgttgtcacttttatttttattcttgcGTAACTGCCTGCGAGTAGCTAACATAGCAGAGGGGACTTTGTACAGAAACACAATGCTCGTAgtcttgcacacacactcacaaacatatGCTTCCTTTGATAAAGTGTTTTTATACCAGCAGAAATTCTATGGCAGCGTCCTTTAAGACAATATCTGCGCAAAATACCAAGTTATTTATAGCGAGTGTGCCATTTCGActtcaaaaaataaacatgagcGTAATGGAGAGTTCAAACACAAGGGAGTCATTATAAAGCCAAAACCAATAGGGGTAAAGTCTGGTGCAGGCAGGGTGTAAATTGCCATAAAGTGTTGATTGTAATATCTCAAAATCTTAATGAGACTCTGTAGTACAACTTTCATTTAGAAATGACTGTAAACATGTGAACTCAGTGAAAGTGTGAGACATCCCTAAGTGACAAACACCAGGTCAAGATTAAATCAAAGTGATTTCCTTTGATATCAGAAGTGTAAACATTTCTCTGTGGCGTTTTTATGTCTCTAAAGCATAACGGGGCAAagttgtatgtatgtgtttgccTGTGATTGTATTCCAAGAGGATGGAGAGGGATCTTTTGAACGTCCACACCAGGATACAGCTGCCTATGACTAATTTAAAACTCCCCTTCTAGGGCCTAGGCAACCCATTTCACAAGTAACACACATCACCAGgcatctgtttcctgttttcattctttgAGTTATCTTATTTTCCTTATTTCCCCCTCACCTGTTACAGTTCACGTTCCTTCCATCAAGCCGCACGAGCTGGTTGTGCTCGGACACGAGGCTCTCAGACGTCAGCCACTCAAACACAAAGACATACTCATGAATCGAGTCATAAATATTCTGTGTGCAATGCCAAAAATGACATGAGATAAAGTTTAATGACAATGCTTCATTCAGTTTTCcacatttttaatataaaatggaaacatgttcaagactttttttttttttttacaacatccaaaaaaatgttacatttttccTTTGAGATATACACACTtaacatttttctcctcacgcCTATGAGCTATAATATTTCAGCAGTTTCTCGTCAGTGGGCTTCAGGATCTTCTTCTCCGGCATGTTAACGACCCAGCCTGGAGCCAGGCCAAAAAAGATCTGTCGAACATCCTTCCTCATGGAGAGCATGTGATACAGTTCATCCTTTGAAATGTCTGGCAAAGTATATCCATACTTCTGAGCCAGGGCTAGCCGGGCCTGCCGGATCTTCTCCGGGTCTGCCAAGTAACCCCGGTTTTCAGCATCTTTGTAATACGGGACCATGTCCTCCCCTGGTAACATGCGCTTTGGTATGGGCTGCCCACGTAAGAAGAACGGGACAGGCTTGATGAGAATCCCTGCACCgaaagagaatttttttttagttttattatcTAAAATACACAAGATATATAGTGGGTGAGTGCATAAGACTGATCGTTCATTAGTTACCCAGACTTATAGGATCATAGAAACCGGTAGTGATGACCCCTCCGTTCCTCTCAATAGCAGCTATAGCTCCTTCAGAAGCTCTCTGAACCTCAATGTTGATTTTTGCAGCAAAAATGTCAGCaccctgagacagagagagcacatgAAAGGTGAGACTTCAGGCAGAGCAGGGTGGGAAAAAACAGGGGTCACAAACATCTTGATCTGTAACAGAAGGACAACATTGTTATGTGGTGCCACCTACTGGCACAAGATGATCCAAGATCCTCAGAGTCTGCATCCTAAATACCTAGGCTGTGGTCAAATAGTCTTTTAGGATGGTTCCTAAGTGAGCGTATCTGTTTGAATTCTCCAACACGAAGAAAAGTAGCTTCACTGCTTCCTTTATTATCTTCTTAAGCATAGGATACACTGAACCATATTTGACAAAAGGAAAGGAGGTCATGCCGTCTCACAGTTTAttgcagcagcaacatttaaaagCAACTCACCACATGGCAATTCTCTGGGAAATCAACTATTTTGTCATATTCCACATCCACAACCTTCAGCCAGAACAACTCCAAAGCACCATCAAGTCAAGATAAAAGCTGTTTAGTTGTGCAGTGGTTCTATTAGGCTTATAATCAGGTCTTTGCTTTGaatgtgtatttttcaaaagcatatatttttattgcttCTTATATTCTCATTCTGTTATAtgtctattttttgtttttctttaacagaGCATCTCAAAAATATTATATAGTGGGTAGGAAAGgagatttttttcttactttcctAATGCAACCCTGGCTTCATTATTTAACAATTAAAAAACTAGGACCCTTGAACACCTTATATTGCACTGTTTGAATgtccaaataataataaaatgacccaatgagcaatgaaaacaaaaccaagtgTCTACACTAAAATTATAGTTGCCCTATCTCCCCCTACTTCTATAATTTGCTGTCAGC
This is a stretch of genomic DNA from Epinephelus fuscoguttatus linkage group LG21, E.fuscoguttatus.final_Chr_v1. It encodes these proteins:
- the mrpl15 gene encoding 39S ribosomal protein L15, mitochondrial, with amino-acid sequence MSFPKKPGGKALDVLKTLPRLTLANLRPEPGARKPEVRRGRGQHGGNRSGRGHKGQRQRGNRPRLGFEGGQTPFYLIIPKYGYNEGHSRRPQYQPLSLKRLQYLIDLGRVDPTQPIDLTQLVNGRGVTIQPLKRDYGVQLVDEGADIFAAKINIEVQRASEGAIAAIERNGGVITTGFYDPISLGILIKPVPFFLRGQPIPKRMLPGEDMVPYYKDAENRGYLADPEKIRQARLALAQKYGYTLPDISKDELYHMLSMRKDVRQIFFGLAPGWVVNMPEKKILKPTDEKLLKYYSS